A part of Bacillus rossius redtenbacheri isolate Brsri chromosome 1, Brsri_v3, whole genome shotgun sequence genomic DNA contains:
- the LOC134529538 gene encoding LOW QUALITY PROTEIN: juvenile hormone epoxide hydrolase 1-like (The sequence of the model RefSeq protein was modified relative to this genomic sequence to represent the inferred CDS: inserted 1 base in 1 codon) produces MGLLFTLSVLAAIIFVLRRVYLKITQVPPIPVLPDTWWGPGERREVDESIRPFKIEVSEQGLEDLRQRLKRTPELTPPLEGVGFEYGFNSNYLHEVVQYWLDKYDWRQRESFLNSLPQFKTRVDGLDLHFIHVKPRDVPASTPVLPLLLLHGWPGSVREFYGLIPLLTTPRAGADFVFEVVASSLPGYGFSQGASKRGLGPAQIGVVMKKLMSKLGFDKFYVQGGDWGSVIATSMGIVCKENLLGMHLNMCNSGMTVSTLKWILGSLWPTLIVEEELKHKLYPISKWLAYFIKEFGYMHLQATKPDTVSVALRDSPAGLAAYILEKFSMWTNPEWESRTDGGLTVKYRLDDLLDNIMIYWISGSITTSVRLYSEALCREYRALNLEKIPVEVPMACALFPNEIVFRPESLCKDXYLNMVQCSRMPRGGHFAALEEPLLLADDVWSAVHRMRRDVA; encoded by the exons ATGGGGTTGTTATTCACGTTGAGTGTGCTAGCGGCTATCATCTTCGTACTCAGACGCGTCTACCTGAAGATAACCCAAGTGCCACCCATACCAGTTCTGCCTGACACCTGGTGGGGCCCAGGAGAACGAAGAGAAGTCGACGAGTCGATCAGACCTTTCAAAATTGAAGTCTCCGAACAG GGACTGGAAGACCTGAGACAACGCCTGAAGAGGACCCCCGAGCTCACGCCGCCCTTGGAAGGTGTCGGGTTCGAGTACGGCTTCAACTCCAACTACCTGCACGAGGTGGTCCAGTACTGGCTCGACAAGTACGACTGGCGGCAGAGGGAGTCGTTCCTCAACAGCCTCCCGCAGTTCAAGACGCGCGTGGATGGGCTCGACCTGCACTTCATACACGTGAAGCCCAGAGACGTGCCGGCGAGCACACCTGTGCTACCGCTACTGCTGCTGCACGGCTGGCCGGGCTCCGTCAGGGAGTTCTACGGGCTCATTCCCCTGCTGACGACCCCTCGTGCTGGGGCGGACTTTGTGTTCGAGGTGGTGGCGTCCTCTCTGCCGGGATACGGGTTCTCGCAGGGCGCCTCCAAGCGAGGTCTGGGGCCCGCCCAGATAGGGGTCGTCATGAAGAAGCTCATGAGCAAGCTGGGCTTCGACAAGTTCTACGTCCAGGGAGGAGACTGGGGCAGCGTCATAGCCACCAGCATGGGGATAGTCTGCAAAGAAAA TCTTCTAGGAATGCACTTGAACATGTGCAACTCAGGAATGACCGTCAGCACTCTCAAGTGGATACTCGGCAGTCTCTGGCCCACGCTGATAGTGGAGGAGGAACTCAAACACAAGCTGTATCCCATCAGCAAGTGGCTGGCTTACTTCATCAAAGAGTTCGGCTACATGCATCTCCAGGCAACCAAGCCAGACACAGTCT CCGTGGCCCTGAGGGACTCCCCGGCTGGTCTCGCCGCCTACATCCTGGAGAAGTTCTCCATGTGGACCAATCCTGAGTGGGAGTCGCGGACAGATGGAGGACTCACAGTCAAGTACCGGCTGGACGACCTGCTGGACAACATCATGATCTACTGGATCTCCGGCTCCATCACCACCTCCGTCAGGCTCTACAGCGAGGCCCTCTGCAGAGAGTACCGCGCCCTCAATTTGGAAAA GATCCCAGTGGAGGTGCCGATGGCGTGCGCGCTCTTCCCCAACGAGATCGTGTTCAGACCCGAGTCCCTGTGCAAGG AGTACCTGAACATGGTCCAGTGCAGCCGCATGCCCCGCGGCGGGCACTTCGCGGCCCTCGAGGAGCCTCTGCTGCTGGCCGACGACGTGTGGTCCGCCGTGCACCGCATGCGGCGAGACGTCGCGTGA